TGAAAGCATCGAGGAACTGGAACCAACCCGATTCCCAGAACCTCCTTCTGAGGATAATGATGAGGAACCGGATGGTTCTGACTCAGAAAATGAAGGTGAAAACCTTGATCCAGATGCTGGCAAAAGCGAGCAACAGGTGATTGACGAACTGACCGGTCAGACCAACCTCTTCTCAGAAAAAGATTTTGAAGAAGACCAGAAGGATAAAGACTGGTTATCGAAGCAATAAAAAGCGCTAAGAAAGCGCAAAAAAAAGGGCTCAGGTGCGGAAGTCCGTGGATAGCCCAGCAGACATGTAAACCAAAAGATTATCATCGCACGGTACATGTTTTCCAATAAAAAGTAGTACCTTTGCATCATGGCAAAGAAGACTACCCAATTTGACTACGAGATACTCGTACGCTACATGCTTCCAAAAGGGATGCTTGACACCTTTGAAGTTACCAATGTCGATGAAGAGTGCACTGGTCTATACGATGAGACGAATACGGAAATCCGCATTCTTCATATCTATCTTGACGAACGTGACCTGCGCGATGATATGTGGCATGATTTGAAGCCGAATGGCTTTACTGAGCCCCGGGTGTTCAATGACTTCCCTGTGCGTGAGCACAAGGTTGCCCTTCATGTGCGCCGTCGCAGATGGCTTACGGAGGATGGGAAGAACCAACTGTTAGATACTCCTGCACTTATTGCAGACGGCACCAGCTACTCAATTGAGTTCGCTGCTTTTTTAAAAGAAATGGTTGGATACCTACCCAGTGACGGCCCAATGCGTGGCGCGATTCTTCCAGACTGACGGTAAGTACCTGAACCGTGTCTACAAGGAGCACCTGAGTGACTTTGAAGACTGGGACCAGAAGGATCATGCCGCAGAGTGGGTGCTCTTCGCCCAGAATATGGGCACGCACCTAAGCATAGATGAGAGTATGCTGCACAATGACCTCTTTACATTCCTCTCCAACAAGGAAGGCCATGGTAAGCGTGGTACGCTCATCGCAGCTGTCAAGGGGACTACCATTGCAGAAGTGGCAATGCGACTCATGGCTATACCGGAAGAGAAACGTCTTGCAGTGAAGGAAGTCACGATGGATTTCTCCGACAGCATGATGGGCATCATCAAGCAGGTATTCCCCAATGCGGAGATTGTCATAGACTGCTTTCATATCATGCAGCTTGCAGGCAAAGGTCTTGAGGAGATGCGCATGAAACTCAAGCGTGCTGCCGTCACGGAGAGGAATATGCAGGAAAGCAAGTTCAAGAAACTTGTGCAGGCAAGACGCAAGGCGAGGGCATACTATGCGAAGAACCACAAACCAAAGAAGAGCAAGAACGGCAAAACCCTTGGAAGGCCGCGAAAGCGCAAGAATGAGAAGTTTCAGCCAGAGATACTTGCCAATGGTGAGACTAAGGTGGAACTGTTGACTCATGTACGCTACCCTCTGCTCAAGAGCGGCAATGACTGGACGGACTGGCAGAAGAAAGGCATGAAGATTCTCTTCGAACTGGATAACCGAATCAAGACCGGCTATGGTTTGGTCTGCGCATTGAGAAACATCTTCAAGAAGAAGCAGAGCCGCAAGAAGGCCAAGAAGGCATTACATGCGTGGTACAAGAATATAGGCAGAAGCCACATCAGAGAGCTAATCGCAGTACGTGACACTATAAAGGAGAAGGAGGAGTATGTATTGAATTACTTCAACAATCGTTCAACCAATGCTTCTGCAGAATCTCTCAACTCAAAGATGAAGGGATTTCGGGCGCAGGTGAGAGGAGTAGCAGACTTGACTTTCTTCATGTACCGTATGATGATGATCTTCGGTTAACATGCCTGCTGGGCTATCCACGGACTTCCGCACCTGAGCCAAAAAAAGCGCAAGAAAAGCAGCAAGAAAAGCGCCCATCATAAAAAAGGAGCTTAAGCCCAAAAAGCTTAAGCCCCCTTTTTTATTATCCAGCCATTTGCATTTCGCGCTTCAGCGTTTCGCGTTCAGTAAACAAGAAGCCAGTCCCCTTCCTGCCCCCGTTCCAGGCGATTCCATCGCCTGTCCCCCCAGCAGTCAGTAGCCTTCATTTTTACCTTTTATACCCCGCCAGCTTTTTCAGGCAGTATTCTTTAAAGTCATTCCAATGGTAATAAGGTGCCACATCGCTCTTGATAGGCAAAGTAGCCTCGTCTTCATTCAAAAGCACCTTCACCAGCACATCATTCGCCTTGTTTCTATAAAAAACAAACTGCAAATTCGTAGCCATCGGAGTAATTTTATAATCCCACCATTGAGAAGCAATCTTCTCCGGATCCTTTATCTCTTCGCCATATCCATTCAAATCCAGCAAACAGGTAAGCGGAGTAACCATCGTATCGTGTCCATATCTCAATGTAGCGCCCGGATGCGGAAGAGCGATGCAGCTATCCGCCTTCTGGATGATATTCCTCAAGAGATTGCGCTGGGAGAATGGCTGCACATTGCCCGTATAAGGCGAGTTGCCGTAAGCCATCTGCCACCAGATGTTGGCATTCAGCCAGTTCTGATACAGTTCCTCCTCCGTAAAGAGGTCATAGAGAGAAACCTTGCCTCTCAGTTCCGTGCCTTGGATTGAGCTTGCCATCTCATAAAGTTTTCTGTTCAGGTCACCCTGGTTGATATTCTGCTTCACCCAGGCAGGGTCGTTGAACAGTTCCTGCATCACACGGCTATAGCTAACGTGCTTCTGTGCAAATTCCTGCTGTGCCACCTTGATACCCACGCTATGCTTCAAGCTATCCAGGTATCTGTCGTCTTGGTTCATATAATACATATCATGCTCGCTGGCATCATGGAAAATATGAAGTTTCGGATTGATACGCAGCATCTGCTGCAAACCGTTCTCCATAGAGAGGATGCATCGGATTACCAAAGTACTTCGGGCCTCAATATTCGTATTACCGGCAAAAATCTCAGGGAAGCGCTCCATCATTCTTCTGGTAATACCCTGATGCTGGAGAGCTCCGAGCGGAGTCAGTTCGCCATCGCGCCCCTTCGCCTCCTCACGAATCATCTTCACCTTAGCCAGCGTTTCCTCGCCCTTAGCTGTCAGTTTGCCCTCCTGCTTCGCTTTGAGCAGAGAGAAATAAGGCACATCATAAGCCTGTTTGCCTATCATATAGCGGGAACCATGCCGGCCATAATGGCTCAGATAGAATGGCTTATAACCCTTAGGAGCCGCAGTCAACTGCTTCTGCGGACCACGATAAGCTACATAGTTACTACCCGAAAGCGTAATATCCCGCTTGAAATCCTCTTGCGGAGTCTGTGCTGTCAGAGGCATCGCCAATGTAAGAGATGCCAACAATAATAGATTTTTTGTGTTCATTGTTATCATATAATTTTGTTTTGGAAACATGCAATTTCATTTAATTCCAATTCATCAGTTTTCTCAGGAGCGGAAGCAATTCTGCTGCCATCTTCCGATGCTGCAACATACTAGGATGCCAGCTGGCGCCATAACCTAAATCTCCTTTCTGGAAACTGAAATCGAAACGGTAAATGTTCTTATCGGTTTTATTGGCATCTGCACAGATTCTGTCAAGCACAGTTCGCTGCTTGCTACTCTCCTTCTCGCCGAGCATCGGACCTGTCAACATCACAATCTTTGCATGAGGATACTTGCTACGTACCGTTTTAAGAAACATGCGATAATTCTTCTCGTAGAGTTGAATATCATAATTCTTGGTAGAAAAATCGTTCGTACCCAGATTGATGCAGACTAACTGAGGCTGATACTTGGCAAAATCCCATTTTTCATCATGCTGGTCAAATAAGGTATATTCATATTGCCAAGGCATGTTATCGGCATCACCCGTCTTCGGACCATTATAATTACGATATACACCGATACCACTACGGGAGATAGAAGTATGCTGAGCCTTCAGACTGTCACTTACGATATTGGCATAAGTAAGCCAATGGTTCTCCGTTTCATCCTCAAAAGGATCAGACATGTTGATACTTTCTACGCCATAACCGCAGGTGATTGAATTTCCGATAAATTCAATCTTCCGTTCCGGGAGAGCCGGAGCCTCAACGAGCTGACATCCCTTATCAAGAACGAATCCCCTGAATTCCGGTTTGCGGAACAAGCCTTCTATCACATACATCACCTTAGCATGATGCACCCCCTTTGGCAAAGCCGCAGCCAGGGTAACAACCGAATCGCGTTCGGCATTAAAGCCCACTTTGAAAGGTTCGCAACCATCAATCTGCGCCATGAAATATCCAGTCTTCGGGCAACACAGCATTTTCAGAGAAGACCCTTGAAAACTAGCCTCAATCGTAGTTCCCGGATAATTGAAACTGGCTACGTCAGGATTCTTAGCAAAGCTCACACGCCCAACATACTGAATCATCGGATGAGAAGCCTTTACGATCTCTCCCTCAATAGGAAGAGTAGTTGATTTCTTCACATTTCCAGCCATCATCGTGGAAGAAACCATCAATGTAGCCAGCATCATAACCCATATTTTTTTCATATTTCTGTTATTTAATTTTTATCTGTCCTTACTGTCCAGCCTTCATTTTTTGCAAAATAAAAATAGAACAGTATCTGTTTGCAAAATTACCATTATTTCTCGTAAAAAGCAAGTAAAACCATCATTTTTTTCATTTTTATTCTTTTTATTCAAATTATTATTGTATCTTTGCACCCAAGAATGCGCTTGTGGCGAAATTGGTAGACGCGCTAGACTTAGGATCTAGTGGTTCAGGCCGTGTAGGTTCGAGTCCTATCAGGCGCACCCAAGAAAATCCTAACTGCTTGATAATAAGCGGTTAGGATTTTTTAGTTTTTAAAATTGCCGAGTTTTTGCCGAGTTTTCCGAGCGTTATACTATTTAGAAAACTCGAAGATAATCAGATATTTTGACAAACAACTCTGACTACAGATAATTAAGTTAAAAAGAAAAATTATCATTATACGAAAAAACATATTCTTTAGCTTGACAGAATCTTGTAATATTACATCTTTTAAGATAATCGTCGGTTACCTTCCCTCATTGCTTAGAGACATTATTAAGTTCTCCAACATTCTCTACAATAGAAAAGAGGGTAATTCTTCAGATTGTATCGGATGAAACTAAAATGAAAGCGACAGCATCAGAAGGAATTATAATCAATGCTGTTATAGAGAGCAAAGACATCAATCTATCTGAAGAATATTTGCTTCATTTACTAAAGTCTAATTGTAAAATATCTGACAGAGTAAAATTGGCAGTTCTAATCATATCAGCCCAACCAGAGAATACAGAAAAAGTTCTTACTGCATTAGGTAATCAATATGCTGAGTTAAGCAATAAAGGCAAACGACCAACCATAAAAGCAACATCTTGGAATGAGTCTTTACTAAAATTGCTACAACAACAGAAGTACATATCATCCTACCAGACAACCAAAGGAAAAGAAGAATTCCGAATTTTCCACAAATCAAAAGGATGACCACCGTCTTAGAAATATAAAGTCTGCACTTCCACCATTGGAAGATGCAGATTATTTCTCATTCCACCCTTTGCGATAGACTAAACTTTGATTTTAGCATATAAAAACATCACTAATAATACATACCAATCATACTACAACTATCCCCTCGGCTTGCCGCAAAAATGAGCAACATTTTTCTTAGGGCAATATGCGAATTTTCAGCCGGTTAGCGTGCGAACCGGGGATTAGGCTCCCCCCTCAGACCGTCCGAAAACCTTGATTTTCTGCTGTTTATCACTGTTTTGAGGGCATATAAAGCCCTCTAAGCTAGTCTGGGGACCAGCTCTAAAATTTCGATTTCTAATAAAATTCATAATTGATGTGCTCAAATCGAGCGAAAATAAGTGATAGGAGGTCTAAAAATTAAGTTGTGGGGACCTCCTTCTTCCCCTTATGCCATCTTTGCGATCAATTGTGGAACGCCAAGCATAGAGATGGCTCTACGCATGTTATAGGAGAGGCAGATGAGGGCCATTTCGGCCTCCACCTTAACCTTCGTTTTCAATAAAAAATAATACGCCCCTAAGGTTCTCTTCATCGTTCCAAAAGGATGTTCTGAGAGACACATTCTTTGCGCCATCTTCTTCTTGTCTAAATGAAGTTTGTATGTCACAATCTTGTGTTCTTTAACTTCTCGTTTCATCTTAGTCTTAGGAGGTTCCTGGTCTTCCTGATGATTACTGGAGTCTACCTTGTAATTCTGAGCTTTCATCACGAGAGTATCCTTGTTGAAGTCTGCTTCTTTAAATGCTGCTTTAGTACACTTATGCGAGCATTTTTTGCAAGCCAACTTATTGCAATAACGGATACGACCATCCTTCTTTAAGGACTTCTGACGTAATATAGAGCCCTGCGGACAATACACTAAATTCTTAGCAGCATCTCTAACAAAGTAGCCTTGCAGCGCAAGCTGTTTGAGTTCCTCATCAGACATTTCCTTTATATTACTTGATGCCGTACATTCGTAGGATTTACGAACACCAATTTGGGGAGAGTCAAGGATGCCTGCATAGGCAGTCGGTATTTTGCCAGCCTTAAGGCAAGTTTCGAGATTCTCGGGCTTTTTGCTGTTTAGCATATCATCTGTTACGGTAGCTTCTACATATTCAAACTCTACTTCAGCAACATCATCGCCATCTCGCTGTATTACATTAGGGATGATTCCTGCAGCCAAAGCGTTTGCCATGTCTTTTGGATCCTGATAACCCTTGTCGGCAACAACTTCTACTATTTCATGTTCCAAATCATTCTTGGCCTCAGTCAGTGTTTCCGTAATTTCGCCATGATCAGTAGGATTGGTGGTAACATTGTAGGTGGCTATCAGATGACTGTCTGCCTCGACGGCTGTCTGTACATTATAGCCAACGTTAAAACCGTCATTGAACTTCATCAACTTAGAATCAGGATCTGTGAGTGAAAGTTGTTTCTCTCCACTTTCCTCCAGTTGATTACGATATTCTTTGTAATCCGCCTGACGCTTCTGAACCACCTCCAGATTAAGCTCGGTTTCATCCCTGCCAAACTTACGTTCATCATCGAAGTCGTTCTTTTCCAAATCCTCCAAGTACTGACGCTCATGCGCTTCAAGACGGGCAATACGATCATCAAGCTTATTGAGAGTAAAGTTGTTATCCTTTGAATTTACAGCCTTGAACTTACTACCATCAATAGATAAGTAAGAATGGCTGAAGAGTCCAAAGGAATCCAACTGCTTATTCAATGATTTAAAAACTTTCTTGATAGGCTTCAAATTATCCTTTCGGAAATCAGAAACTGTACGAAAGTCAGGGGTTACCTTGCTTAAAAGCCACATAACCTCGATATTGACAACGCACGCTTTGGCCAACTTTCGAGAAGAACGGATAGAATTGAAATAACCATAAATGAGTAGTTTCAATATGTCTGAAGGGTCATATGAAGGTCGTCCACCATTTCCAGGAGCCTCACGTTTAGTATGATTGAAGCCGAGTTCTTCTAAATCCTGGCTATCTACAAACGCATCAATGTAGCGAACGGGATTATCCTGCTCGATGTACTCGTCCAGACAAGCCGGAAACAATACGTATTGTCTTCTATCTTCACCTTTAATGTACTTCATAAGCGATAAATGTTTGATAGCTACAAAGTTACGAAAATATTTCGAGAAAACCAAAGATAAAGTGTTAACAATAAGAAATATTAGGAGACATTTTGGCTGCTATGGGTTTTCAGACAATCTCCCCTGCTATAAAAATGTTTCGTTTTATCGGCGCAAGCGCAAGATAAAAAATGACCTTAATACATCCCATAAACAAGCATACGACCGCATCACAACTTCCTGAGATTATTGCTCGAATCTAATAAGGTTCCATCCAGCCTTTCTTCGAGCAATAATCTCAGATACTTGTTTAGTTTGATGAAGGCACATACTCTTTCATCTTAGTTTTCACTTCATCTGGATTCCATTCTGCTTGCATAGCCAGAAGAATGTTCCGATGTTGATATTTTGATAATTCCGTTTCAAGAGATCCGAGAACATCTTGTCGGTCTTCGATTCGTTGTAGTCCATGCTCTGTTGACTACACAGATGAAAGAAGTCTCGCCCATCCTCACCCAACGTGGCAAGTGAGCAACCCACTTTCAGCCATTGGTCATAACCATCTGTTATGTCAATGCCACGCTGTTCTATTTGCTTGCAACAAGCAGCAACTTCAGATAAGATGTCGTTCTCCCTGATGTTCCTATAAGATAAATACCGCCTCACTTTTGGCGGCTCCATATAAATGCCTTCGTATGGGATGGCATTCTCGTTAATAATTGGATGCGCATCATAGCTAACACACCTCATTCTTGTGATGTCACTACAAGCTGCATCTATGGTTATCCCCATTCGATAGAAGTCGTGCTGCAACTGTCGGAATTGCAATAAATGCTTCTCTGGATAGCGCAAGGGAATAACTGCAAAAAGTCCGTTGCCACTAACACTCAATGAGCAATAAGCTATCTGAGGTATCACGGCAAGTTGCTCCTTCACTGCATTCCAATCAGATATGGCAGGATTCTCCTTGGCATCCATATCTACACATATCAACCCAGAACGATATTGGATGTTCTGAATAGACCTCGTTGGTTGAAACACTCCACCTATCGTGGCTTGTGGCAACTTTCGCTTCCAACTATCACGCTCTTCTTTGCTTGACAGATGGCGAAGCATCAGAATCTCATACTGACGTTCTTGCGAGAACAGAAAATCTCCAAGAGAGGAGATGGTTCCCTTATTATCCATCACACCATCATAAACAGATACATTTATTGAAAATATGTTCATAATCATCACATTTGTTCTTGGTTGCGGTTGCGTTCTTATTCATCTCCCTGATTCACAGATTGATACATACTATCGTTACCGCAACCACGCAACTTAGTCTACTTTTTTATCACCTTGCTCACATATTGACGACTTACGTCTATTCCTTCTGCAAACTTCGTGATATTCATTTTGTCTATTCCGACTAATGAAACCAAATCCTTAATCAACTGTTCTTTGGTAGGTTTCTTTATCTGCCCTTCACCCACAACAAGATTCAAAGCCCTGGTTCCACAATACTCAAAGTAGCGCATGCACTCCACACTATACCGCATCTCATCAGCAGTTATCTCCAAAGAACTTGGCAAAACAAAGTATTGCCCACCTCCTGCATTATCCGAGCATGATAAGATGTGAGTAATGGCACACCACTTCAACACATGGATTCTCAACTTGGATAGCATCGAAGACAAATAGGAATCAGCATCATCTGTACGAGATATTGTCTCATTATAGTAGTCGATATAAACTTGCTTTGCTTCATTGCTCAACGTAAGTTCCATATCATTAATAGCCAACAACTTCTCAAAGATTTCATTCCATGCAGTTTCATACTTGGCATCCAATATTGAATCAGAATAAAGAGCCTTCTGTATCTCATCGGGATAGGCGAACAACCATCTTTGCACAAAGCCCACACCTGCCAAGTCTCGCTTGAATGCCTCACTGAATACATCGGGTTGGATTCCACCCATGATGCACAGGAAAGGATTCTCGATATACATCGGTGGCTGAGTCTTGCGAGTGACAGGAAAAGTGGTTCCATCCCATATTGATAAGTAATTGCTCACCTCACCACTGTTATGGTATCGTCCCATATCATCTATAAAGCCCTTGATTTCATCCCTATAGAGCAAAAGACCATCTTTCGATTCCGCTCTGCCATCCAAGATTTTATACAATCCTTCTGGAGTCACATCTGAAACCGTCAACTGATTCAAAGTCGGTTCTTCCTCGTCTGTGTTTCGTTTGAATTCCTTGAATTTCTCCCGAAACTCCTTATAGCGTCTGCTTTCTTCTTGATTCATCGGTTGCATCAGAGCCTTGATAGGCGAACTCTTGTTGGAACCACTTGGAGCAACATGACAAATCCAAAGATTGGGATGATTGCGATACTTCCCATCAAAGATTGTCACATGCCTACCACACATCGTGCCAACAACACCAAACACCGCAGAAATAATAAAGTCCCTAGGACATTGAAACACTTCTGCATAATGCTCGATAATCTTCTGCACCTCCCATCGAAGGGCATATATTGGCAGTTGCTTGGGCAGCGACTCCAACGAATGTTGATTGATATTGAGCATACACCTATTTATTAAGATCAAATACTCGCTCTATATCTGACTGACGATAGAATGACTTGCGCCCCATCTTGATAGGAGCCAGCAATCCCATCTTGTCCCAACGCCACAAAGTGACCTTGGAAACACGATACTTCTCCGTCACCTCCGCTGGTGTCAACAGAGGCGACTCTTCCTTCTGAGGTTTCTGCACCATCTCCTCTTTCCAATTCAAGAAGAGTTCCTTCAAATCCATCGCATCCACCACCAATTGTAGTGGTGCGCCTGTAGCTAAAATGTCTTGAATACGCATCTTTTTACTTTAATTATTTTTGAAATCTGGTGCAAAAGTACGAAACAAAAAGGAATAAAGGGGGCGATGCACAATTAAACTTCATATTTAACACTTTCGTAATAAATATCTGACAAAACAGCCCATTTTATGTTAAATTTGAAAATTTATTATTTTTCGCAAAAACAAAAAACCGCACGATTTTGTATCGTACGGTTCTACAAGATTCAGAAAACCTTGGCTAAATGCAACTTATTGTTTCCTTCAATATGTCATCATCTATCTGGCGATAGCGATTGAATGCCCTACTTCCCTCAACATGACCACTCATCTTTCCAACGATATTCGGGTCACGAACAGCCTTATAAGCTGCACCAACGAAAGTACGGCGAGCCATGTGAGAACTGGCAACATCACAAATTCGTTTCATTTCATTCTCCCCAGTCGTTGAGTTACGAACCTGAACGATTCTTGTGATGCCACATATCAACAGGATAGCCTTGATGGCATCATTGTATTTCTGTGGACTGATGAAAGGGAATAAACGTCCATCCTTATCAACACCCTCATATTTCTTCACCAATTTCAAAGCACATGGATTTAACGGAATACGAGGCTTCACCGGAGCATCCTCATCGGCCGTCTTACTCGGCACATACTCCAAGATTCCCTGAGTGATGTTCAGAGAAGTCAATCTTGTAAGATCACCAACACGACAACCTACCAAACACTGGAACACAAATATATCACGCTGAGTTTCCAAAGTCCTTAAAGGAAGTTTTGAACATGCCTTCTTATCTTCATCATCCAGTTTTTCAAACATTGCAGGAATATCTGTTTCAGCCACAAGATTTCGTTCTTCCTTTGTTATATAAATAGGTGTACCATACTTCTCCACGCCTATCTTAATTCCATCGAAAGGACGATTGGTTGTTCTCTCCGTTTCATACAACCATTGCATAAATGCCTTGAATTTCTTTTTAAGTTTCACAATGGTATTCTCTCCACGGTCTTGCAACTTCACCATTGTATGTACCACATTGATTTCTGCAGGATATTCCTCCAAGATGCTCTCAAACTGCTTTGGATACTTCTCTGACAATGTTTTCTCATTGCGCAGATAATCCTCAAAGTCCTCAATATCCTTGCGAGTCATCTTATCTATGTTCCAAGTAAATTTCTCTTGAAGCACTTTCTTCTTGAAGGCTTCGTATCGTGCCAAGTCTCTTACTAAAACTCGAAAAGCCTTGGTATGGTCATAGGAGAAACGCTTCTTATCCAAGTACTCCTCTGCTAATTCATACATAGAGACTCGCTTCTTTCCTCTTTGTCTTTTCACTTTACCTGTACCAAGAGGATGATGAAAACGATAGACTATCTTATCAAGCCAATCCTCACTAAGATCACTTTTGTCTGCAGCAACAAAAGCATCCATGATAGTTGTCTGCAACTCCCCCAACAACCGAGCTTGTTCTTTATCAAACTTCACTTCGGGAGTAATAAGACGATCTGTGATTACTACTTCACCTCTCGTAGTAATCGCATATCCCTTGGCTTTCGCTTCTTCCTTGGTTACAGAAGTAACCTTATCTGGAACAACCACACCTTGCTTCTTACTTGCATTACGATTAACGAAATATCGGAAATGGCGTGGCTCCACAAACAAGCCACTCTTTACACGATAATCAATCTTTTGACCTTGGTAAAAACGGATTAGGATTTCGCAGCGATGCGTCACCTTGTCTTCCTTGGAAGATAGTTTCAAATCTATATTTGCCATACTCTCATTGTTTAAATTCGAGTGCAAAAGTAATTATTTTACATTCGCCCACCAACATTTTTGCCGAGTTTTTGCCGAGTTTTATGTATTCTAACAAAACTTTAGGTAAAATTAAGAAACAATGATTTTTTCTATATCATTTATAATCAGGTAATTATACATTTCTCTAATTTTCATAAGATTTCACAAAAATACGCCTATCAGGCGCACAAAAAAATGCTAAGTAGTTAATATATAACTATTTAGCATTTTCTTTCAATATAACTACCTGTCTTTTTACACCTTTTTGTCAGATCCTTCTCCTAAAGCAGAGAGATACCTACATCATCCCTTCCAGTTTTTCCTGCGCCTCGCGCATATCTTTTTCAAAATTCACATGGTCTAGAAGGAATTCCGTTCTGCCTTGAGAAAGAAGAAGATAGAGCTGCGGATTCATGCCCTCTACATACTGGGCGATGGCATACTCTATATCATCACGCTGCGTAGGATTGGTGGAAAATTCGAAAACCCTGAGCTTCTGATGAATAAAGCAATATGCCGACTCTATACAATCTCTGGTGATGCCCCCTGCCAAGAGAGCATCACCATTATTATTCTGATTCATTCTGAATATCCTTTTTATTTCACACCCTTCATCGACAAGGCGATGCGCTTGCGCTTCAAATCTACTTCTGCCACTCTCACCATCACATGCTCATGAAGCTTTACCACCTCAGAAGGATCCTGAATGTAACGGTTTGACATCTGGGATACATGAACCAGACCATCGTTGTGGACACCTATATCTACAAAGGCACCAAACTTGGTAATGTTGGTAACAATGCCCGGCACAACCATGCCCACCTGCAAATCCTCTATCTCCTTGATGCTGGCATCAAACTCAAACTTCTCTACCTCACCACGAGGATCCAAGCCCGGCTTGTCAAGCTCAGCCATGATATCGGTCAAAGTAGGCATACCCACCTCAGCACTCACATATTTCCGGATATCAATCTTCTTCTGCAGCGCCTTGTCTTCTACCAGTTGCTTCACCGTTACGCCCTGATCTTTCGCCATCTGCTCTACCAGCGCATAGCGCTCCGGATGAACGGCACTGTTATCCAAAGGATTCTTAGCTCCTGGAATGCGGAGGAAGCCGGCACACTGCTCGAAGGCCGAAGGACCCAGACGTGGCACCTTCTTCAACTGGGCACGGGAAGCGAAGGCTCCATTCTCGCGGCGATATTCCACGATATTCTTGGCAAGCGTAGGTCCCAAACCGCTCACATAGGTCAGGAGATGCTGCGATGCGGTATTCAGGTTGACACCCACCGAGTTCACACAACTCATTACCACTGTATCCAGACTCTTCTTCAACTGAGTCTGGTCCACATCATGCTGATACTGTCCCACACCGATGCTCTTCGGATCAA
This Segatella copri DSM 18205 DNA region includes the following protein-coding sequences:
- a CDS encoding helix-turn-helix domain-containing protein, producing MRIQDILATGAPLQLVVDAMDLKELFLNWKEEMVQKPQKEESPLLTPAEVTEKYRVSKVTLWRWDKMGLLAPIKMGRKSFYRQSDIERVFDLNK
- a CDS encoding DUF3987 domain-containing protein, producing the protein MLNINQHSLESLPKQLPIYALRWEVQKIIEHYAEVFQCPRDFIISAVFGVVGTMCGRHVTIFDGKYRNHPNLWICHVAPSGSNKSSPIKALMQPMNQEESRRYKEFREKFKEFKRNTDEEEPTLNQLTVSDVTPEGLYKILDGRAESKDGLLLYRDEIKGFIDDMGRYHNSGEVSNYLSIWDGTTFPVTRKTQPPMYIENPFLCIMGGIQPDVFSEAFKRDLAGVGFVQRWLFAYPDEIQKALYSDSILDAKYETAWNEIFEKLLAINDMELTLSNEAKQVYIDYYNETISRTDDADSYLSSMLSKLRIHVLKWCAITHILSCSDNAGGGQYFVLPSSLEITADEMRYSVECMRYFEYCGTRALNLVVGEGQIKKPTKEQLIKDLVSLVGIDKMNITKFAEGIDVSRQYVSKVIKK